A section of the Nitrospirota bacterium genome encodes:
- a CDS encoding class I SAM-dependent methyltransferase gives MNLTRLRGSVDFWNHFAPWYEKWLSRGAYHMPLTRELSQMVEPGWRILDIGAGTGALSIPMAALGCSVTALEPSPGMRDFFSGKLLSFGIESVTLLPLRWEEFPIEKGKEFDLVVACNSLHLTAGGITGGMEKVFASGAAYACLITEVNQSIFIDFKHISALQDAYAFLSIRRHAVDSSFYFESMDEVLDFEELLGRGIEAEMTDGKPMQRDSTEVAVVWWELKK, from the coding sequence ATGAACCTCACCCGGTTGCGCGGCAGCGTCGATTTCTGGAACCATTTCGCTCCGTGGTACGAGAAGTGGCTGAGCCGCGGGGCCTATCACATGCCCCTTACGAGGGAGCTCAGCCAGATGGTCGAGCCCGGATGGCGCATACTCGACATCGGCGCGGGCACCGGCGCGCTCTCCATACCCATGGCAGCGCTGGGGTGCAGTGTTACCGCGCTCGAGCCCTCTCCGGGGATGAGAGATTTTTTCAGCGGAAAGCTCCTCTCTTTCGGGATCGAGAGCGTTACACTTCTTCCCCTCCGGTGGGAAGAATTCCCCATAGAGAAAGGAAAGGAATTCGATCTCGTCGTCGCCTGCAACAGCCTTCACCTCACTGCGGGAGGCATCACGGGAGGGATGGAAAAGGTCTTCGCCTCAGGGGCAGCCTATGCCTGCCTCATTACGGAGGTGAATCAGAGCATCTTCATCGACTTCAAGCATATCAGCGCGCTCCAGGATGCCTACGCCTTCCTCTCGATCAGGAGGCATGCGGTAGACAGCAGCTTCTATTTCGAGAGCATGGATGAGGTGCTCGACTTCGAGGAGCTGCTCGGCAGAGGGATAGAGGCCGAGATGACGGACGGCAAGCCGATGCAGCGTGACAGCACCGAGGTCGCCGTGGTCTGGTGGGAGCTCAAAAAATAG
- a CDS encoding DUF3568 family protein, with the protein MNARGIVSFLLLCTMFLSSGCASLLITGASGGVAYTITNVAYKTVCYPVDRVAMAMNMALKKMGIREVERKKDEGDVEIRAVADELTVYIGLERITAKTTKIAIDARKKILLKDKATALAIIDQAIKILEGKA; encoded by the coding sequence GCTCTGCACGATGTTCCTGTCGTCAGGGTGTGCAAGCCTTCTCATCACCGGCGCGAGCGGCGGAGTCGCTTACACTATCACCAACGTTGCTTATAAAACAGTATGCTACCCTGTGGACAGGGTCGCTATGGCGATGAACATGGCGCTGAAGAAGATGGGTATTCGGGAAGTGGAGCGTAAAAAAGACGAGGGTGATGTGGAAATAAGAGCCGTTGCCGATGAGCTGACCGTCTATATAGGTCTCGAAAGGATTACCGCGAAAACGACAAAGATAGCTATCGATGCGCGAAAAAAGATCCTTTTAAAGGACAAGGCGACAGCGCTCGCGATTATCGACCAGGCGATAAAAATACTGGAAGGAAAAGCCTAG